A region from the Stygiolobus caldivivus genome encodes:
- the rnhB gene encoding ribonuclease HII: MILLGIDEAGRGSIIGPMIVAGVIVEDHKADLLAKLGVKDSKKLTRRKREELFKLIAYYSVSVIVVKVLPQDIDRENLNELTYDSVIKIIQLSLPYRPSKITVDKVGKEERVIEFIKEIGSEANVVHNADVLFPECSAASIVAKVIRDKVTDTLKEIYGDFGSGYPGDSKTISWIKSTYSRADKPPPIIRRSWKILQEIAPNYYISKHGH, from the coding sequence ATGATCCTTTTAGGGATAGACGAGGCCGGAAGGGGTTCGATAATAGGACCGATGATAGTAGCCGGAGTTATAGTTGAGGACCACAAAGCCGACCTCTTAGCCAAACTGGGCGTAAAAGATAGTAAGAAACTGACTAGGAGAAAGAGAGAAGAACTGTTTAAACTGATTGCGTACTACAGCGTGAGCGTGATAGTAGTTAAAGTACTCCCCCAAGACATAGACAGGGAGAACTTAAACGAGTTGACATACGATAGCGTAATAAAGATCATCCAGCTATCGCTGCCTTACAGGCCATCAAAGATCACCGTAGACAAGGTAGGTAAGGAAGAAAGGGTTATTGAGTTTATAAAGGAAATTGGGAGTGAAGCAAATGTAGTCCATAACGCTGACGTGCTCTTCCCCGAATGTAGTGCAGCTAGTATTGTAGCTAAGGTAATCAGAGATAAAGTCACCGATACGTTAAAAGAGATTTATGGAGATTTCGGTAGCGGTTACCCCGGTGACAGTAAAACAATATCGTGGATAAAGAGCACGTATTCCAGAGCTGATAAACCGCCACCTATAATAAGGAGGTCGTGGAAAATTTTACA